A DNA window from Camelina sativa cultivar DH55 chromosome 17, Cs, whole genome shotgun sequence contains the following coding sequences:
- the LOC104755248 gene encoding wall-associated receptor kinase-like 15 — protein sequence MSLKRSSSSFFFLLFSFFSLSSHVSSQACQKTCGQIPIKYPLGTGAGCGDPRFTRYITCDPDQQTLTLTTHTGCYPITSVDYAKQEIYVTDPSMSTCACTRPSHGFGLDWDAPFSFHDDTVFTLLDCSVDESPVFTPLSNGSGRVSLCDRQSSSICTFLYSNCRAISLINLQVSTCCVYVPLDLGPSFEMDLKKLQCSSYSGFYNLGPGQESHPENWNYGIALKYKFNVFDEYHGVCGGCERSNGACGFNTQTSSFVCNCPGGINTTSDCFFLYNSASILVPWLSRELVVSWIVVWMVMSLR from the exons ATGAGTTTGAaacgctcttcttcttctttcttcttcttactcttttccttcttctccctTTCTTCTCATGTCTCCTCACAAGCCTGCCAAAAAACATGTGGCCAAATACCCATCAAGTACCCGCTCGGAACCGGGGCAGGTTGCGGTGACCCACGTTTCACACGTTACATCACGTGCGACCCAGACCAACAGACTTTGACGCTCACCACTCACACAGGCTGTTACCCTATCACTTCCGTTGACTACGCCAAGCAAGAGATCTACGTCACCGACCCGTCCATGTCCACGTGTGCATGCACCCGACCAAGCCACGGTTTCGGGTTGGATTGGGACGCTCCGTTCTCTTTCCACGACGACACCGTTTTCACGCTCCTTGATTGTTCTGTAGACGAGTCCCCTGTTTTCACGCCGTTAAGTAACGGTAGTGGACGTGTCTCCCTCTGTGACCGTCAAAGCTCCTCCATTTGCACCTTCTTGTACTCCAATTGCAG GGCGATAAGCCTAATAAACCTCCAAGTATCAACGTGTTGCGTCTACGTGCCTTTAGACCTCGGACCATCGTTCGAAATGGATCTGAAGAAACTCCAATGCTCGTCCTACTCCGGCTTTTACAATCTTGGTCCTGGACAAGAATCTCACCCGGAGAACTGGAACTACGGAATCGCACTCAAGTACAAGTTCAACGTTTTCGATGAGTACCATGGCGTCTGCGGTGGCTGCGAGCGTAGTAACGGTGCTTGTGGCTTCAACACTCAGACAAGCTCGTTCGTTTGCAACTGTCCCGGTGGGATTAACACGACGTCGGATTGCTTCTTCCTTTATAACTCTGCTTCTATTCTTGTTCCTTGGCTCTCAA GAGAATTGGTAGTGTCATGGATTGTTGTTTGGATGGTGATGAGTCTACGTTAA
- the LOC104755249 gene encoding exocyst complex component EXO84A has translation MEARERGSMSSSIGNSAELEGNLTLSDRLKVFKGSTFDPEAYVTSKCQRMNEKETRHLSSYLVELKKASAEEMRKSVYANYAAFIRTSKEISALEGQLLSMRNLLSAQAALVHGLADGVHISSLCADDADDLRDEDLYDMENKQLSKIETWVVEFFDRLEVLLAEKRVDESMAALEEGRRVAIEAHEKRTLSANTLLSLNNAIREKRQELADQLAEAISQPSRRGGELRSAVLALKKLGDGSRAHTLLLRSYERRLQANIQSLRGSNTSYGVAFASALSQLVFSTIAQAASDSHAVVGEDPAYSSELVTWAVKQAESFALLLKRHTLASSAAAGSLRVTAECIQLCASHCSSLESRGLALSPVLLKHFRPGVEQALTGNLKRIEQSSAALAASDDWSLSYTPTGSRASSTTPIAPHLKLSISAQRFNSMVQEFLEDAGPLDEALQLDGIALDGVLQVFNAYVDLLINALPASAENEENPVQRIVKIAETESQQTALLVNALLLADELIPRSASKILPQGTSQSTPRRGSSDSRQNRPEQREWKKKLQKSVDRLRDSFCRQHALELIFTEEGEVRLSSEIYILMDETTEEPEWFPSPIFQELFAKLTRIAAIVSDMFVGRERFATILLMRLTETVILWISDDQSFWEEMETGDKPLGPLGLQQFYLDMEFVMIFASQGRYLSRNLHQVIKNIIARAIEAVSATGLDPYSTLPEEEWFAEVTQIAIKMLMGKGNFGGHAERDVTSPSVSSAKSYTSN, from the exons ATGGAAGCAAGAGAAAGAGGATCAATGTCGTCTAGCATCGGCAATTCGGCTGAACTCGAAGGGAATCTAACACTAAGTGATCGTCTTAAGGTTTTCAAAGGCTCTACTTTCGATCCCGAAGCTTATGTCACCTCCAAATGTCAGCGCATGAACGAAAAG GAGACAAGGCATTTGTCTTCTTACCTCGTTGAACTAAAGAAAGCTTCTGCTGAAGAGATGCGTAAGAGCGTCTACGCTAACTACGCTGCTTTTATACG GACATCTAAGGAGATTTCAGCTCTTGAAGGACAGCTTCTTTCTATGAGAAACCTTCTCTCTgctcaagcagctcttgttcaTGGCTTAGCGGATGGCGTTCACATTAGTTCCTTATGTGCTGATGACGCTGACGACTTGAGAGACGAAGACTTATATGACATGGAGAACAAACAGCTTTCTAAAATAGAGACTTGGGTTGTGGAGTTTTTTGATAGACTTGAAGTCCTCTTAGCTGAGAAGAGAGTTGATGAGTCAATGGCTGCGTTAGAAGAAGGGCGTCGTGTGGCGATAGAAGCACATGAGAAACGCACGCTCAGCGCCAACACTCTTCTTTCTCTGAACAATGCAATCAGAGAAAAGAGACAGGAGTTGGCTGACCAACTTGCTGAAGCTATCAGCCAACCTTCTAGAAGAGGAGGCGAGCTTAGATCAGCTGTCTTGGCTCTCAAGAAACTCGGTGATGGTTCTCGTGCCCACACGTTGCTTCTTAGATCTTACGAGCGGAGGCTACAAGCCAACATTCAAAGCCTAAGAGGTTCTAACACTTCCTACGGAGTAGCTTTTGCTTCTGCGCTCTCTCAGCTTGTTTTCTCAACGATTGCTCAAGCTGCAAGCGACTCTCATGCTGTTGTTGGAGAGGATCCGGCTTATTCATCAGAGCTTGTGACATGGGCGGTTAAACAAGCAGAGTCTTTTGCTCTTTTGCTTAAAAGACACACTTTAGCTTCATCTGCTGCTGCTGGAAGCTTAAGGGTAACCGCAGAGTGCATCCAACTCTGCGCCTCCCACTGCTCTTCATTAGAGTCTCGCGGATTAGCTCTTTCCCCTGTTTTGTTAAAACACTTCAGGCCGGGAGTGGAACAAGCACTGACCGGAAATCTCAAGAGAATTGAACAAAGCAGCGCCGCTTTAGCTGCTTCGGATGATTGGTCACTCTCTTATACACCAACAGGATCACGCGCCTCATCAACTACTCCCATTGCACCGCATCTCAAGCTCTCTATAAGCGCTCAAAGATTCAACTCCATGGTTCAG GAATTTTTGGAAGATGCTGGACCGCTAGACGAAGCATTACAGTTAGATGGGATTGCACTAGACGGTGTTTTGCAAGTGTTTAACGCATACGTTGATCTCTTGATCAATGCATTGCCTGCCTCAGCTGAGAACGAAGAGAATCCAGTTCAAAGAATAGTTAAAATAGCTGAAACAGAGTCCCAacaaacagctttgttagtcaATGCACTTCTTTTAGCAGACGAGCTAATCCCACGTTCAGCTTCAAAGATTTTGCCACAAGGTACAAGCCAATCTACTCCAAGAAGAGGTTCATCAGATAGTCGACAGAACCGACCAGAGCAAAGAGAATGGAAGAAGAAACTTCAAAAATCAGTGGATAGACTAAGAGATAGCTTCTGTAGACAACATGCACTTGAACTCATCTTCactgaagaaggagaagtcCGTCTCAGCTCTGAGATTTATATCCTCATGGACGAAACCACTGAAGAGCCTGAATGGTTTCCTTCACCAATTTTTCAGGAACTGTTTGCGAAACTGACGAGAATAGCGGCGATAGTGAGCGATATGTTTGTTGGAAGAGAGAGATTCGCGACGATATTGCTGATGAGACTGACGGAGACAGTGATTCTTTGGATATCTGATGATCAGAGTTTCTGGGAAGAGATGGAGACAGGAGATAAACCATTAGGTCCACTAGGACTTCAACAGTTTTATCTAGACATGGAGTTTGTGATGATCTTTGCCTCACAAGGAAGGTACTTGTCGAGAAACCTTCACCAAGTGATCAAGAACATTATAGCTCGAGCCATCGAAGCAGTTTCAGCCACTGGACTCGACCCTTAcag CACGTTACCGGAGGAAGAGTGGTTTGCGGAAGTAACTCAGATAGCGATAAAGATGTTGATGGGAAAAGGCAACTTCGGTGGCCACGCAGAGCGGGACGTCACTAGCCCTTCTGTTTCCTCTGCTAAATCTTACACGAGTAATTAG
- the LOC104759148 gene encoding nuclear pore complex protein NUP98A-like, whose product MFGSSNPFGQSSGSSPFASQSLFGQTSNSSSNNPFAPATQFGTSTPFGAQTGSSIFGSTSTGVFGAPQASSPFASTPTFGASSSPAFGNSTPAFGASPASSPFGGSSGFGQKPLGFSTPQSNPFGSTMQQSQPAFGNSTFGSSTPFGATNTPAFGASSTPSFGATNTPSFGASSTPAFGATSTPAFGASNSPSFGVTNTPAFGASPTPAFGSTGTTFGNTGFGSGGAFGASSTPAFGASSTPAFGASGTPAFGASSTPAFGASSTPAFGASSTPAFGASSTPSFGASNTSSFSFGSSPAFSQSTAAFGSSAFGSTPSPFGGAQASTPNFGGSGFGQSPFGGQQGGSRAVPYAPTVEAEAGSGTQPAGKLESISAMPAYKDKNHEELRWEDYQRGDKGGPLPAGQSPGNAGFGISTAQANPFSPSPAFGQTSANPTNPFSSSTSTNPFAPQTPTIASSGFGTATSNFGSSPFGVTSSSNLFGSTSSATTSVFGSSSAFGTTTSSPLFGSSSNPGFGSSPSIFGSASGQGATSAFGNSQPSTLFSSTPSAGQTGSAFGQTGSAFGNFGQSSAPAFGQNSLFNKPSTGFGNMFSSSSTLTTSSSSPFGQTMTAGMTPFQSAQPGQASNGFGFNTFNQTQAANTAGNAGGLGFFGQGNFGQSYGLFDITICKTSASALFVPFFTDDEESSSTPKADALFIPRENPRALVIRPVQQWPSRDKSTLPKARPTAPVHENGRGPDMATDAINHEKNGNGELGATEERQHPSVNANQKQNGTTCSDQTSEKDRPYKTLNGHRAGEAAIVYEHGAEIEALMPKLRHSDYFTEPRIQELAAKERANPGYCRRVRDFVVGRHGFGSIKFMGETDVRRLDLESLVQFNNREVIVYMDESKKPAVGQGLNKPAEVTLLNIKCVDKKTGKQFTEGERVEKYKMMLKKKAEAQGAEFVSFDPVKGEWKFRVEHFSSYKLGEEDDSEV is encoded by the exons ATGTTTGGCTCATCCAATC ctTTTGGACAGTCATCTGGTAGCAGCCCATTTGCGTCCCAATCTTTATTTGGTCAGACCAGCAATTCAAGTAGTAACAATCCCTTTGCTCCAGCAACACAGTTTGGTACGTCTACTCCTTTTGGTGCACAGACGGGAAGTTCAATATTTGGAAGCACTTCAACCGGTGTTTTTGGTGCACCTCAAGCATCCTCTCCCTTCGCCTCCACCCCAACTTTTGGAGCTTCTTCATCACCAGCATTTGGGAATTCTACTCCGGCCTTTGGAGCATCTCCAGCATCTTCACCTTTTGGTG GATCTTCTGGTTTTGGGCAGAAACCTTTGGGATTTTCAACGCCCCAGTCAAATCCTTTTGGAAGCACGATGCAGCAATCCCAACCTGCATTTGGAAACAGTACTTTTGGTTCATCTACACCTTTTGGTGCCACAAACACACCTGCCTTTGGCGCATCAAGCACGCCTTCCTTCGGTGCCACAAACACACCCTCGTTTGGTGCATCGAGCACGCCTGCCTTTGGTGCCACAAGCACGCCTGCCTTTGGCGCCTCAAACTCTCCCTCCTTTGGCGTCACAAACACACCTGCATTTGGCGCGTCACCGACTCCAGCTTTTGGTAGCACTGGCACCACGTTTGGCAACACTGGCTTTGGTTCTGGAGGTGCTTTTGGAGCATCAAGCACCCCTGCTTTTGGAGCTTCAAGCACCCCTGCTTTTGGTGCATCAGGCACTCCTGCATTTGGTGCATCAAGTACACCTGCCTTTGGGGCATCTAGTACACCTGCCTTTGGGGCATCCAGTACACCTGCCTTTGGGGCATCCAGTACACCTTCTTTTGGGGCATCAAATACCTCATCCTTTAGTTTTGGCTCCTCGCCAGCCTTTAGCCAGTCTACAGCCGCGTTTGGTAGCAGCGCTTTTGGCTCTACACCATCTCCTTTTGGAG GTGCGCAGGCTTCAACCCCAAATTTTGGGGGTTCTGGTTTTGGTCAATCACCTTTCGGTGGTCAACAAGGGGGTAGTCGAGCCGTGCCTTATGCACCGACAGTTGAGGCAGAGGCAGGGAGCGGTACGCAGCCTGCTGGAAAGTTGGAATCTATTTCTGCCATGCCAGCATACAAAGATAAAAACCATGAGGAGCTTAGGTGGGAAGATTACCAACGAGGAGATAAAG GTGGACCACTTCCTGCTGGCCAGTCTCCTGGAAATGCCGGATTTGGTATATCAACTGCTCAGGCAAATCCTTTTTCTCCATCACCGGCATTTGGTCAGACATCAGCAAATCCAACAAACCCTTTTTCGAGCTCAACATCTACAAACCCTTTTGCCCCTCAAACCCCAACAATTGCCAGTTCGGGTTTTGGAACGGCTACCTCAAATTTTGGTTCCTCGCCCTTCGGTGTAACATCTTCTTCCAATCTTTTTGGGTCAACTTCGTCAGCTACCACATCCGTTTTTGGATCATCGTCCGCTTTtggaacaacaacatcatcaccGTTATTTGGTTCATCAAGCAATCCGGGATTTGGCTCTTCTCCGTCAATCTTTGGTTCGGCTTCTGGTCAGGGGGCAACTTCGGCGTTTGGAAACAGTCAGCCATCTACTCTATTCAGTTCAACCCCCTCGGCCGGGCAGACTGGTTCTGCGTTTGGACAGACTGGTTCTGCTTTTGGAAACTTCGGACAGAGTAGTGCTCCTGCATTTGGTCAAAATAGTCTTTTCAATAAACCCTCCACTGGATTTGGAAACATGTTTTCAAGTTCTTCTACATTAACTACGTCTAGCAGCTCTCCATTTGGACAAACAATG ACTGCTGGTATGACACCCTTTCAATCAGCTCAGCCAGGTCAAGCATCAAATGGTTTTGGTTTCAACACCTTCAATCAAACGCAAGCAG CTAATACAGCTGGAAATGCTGGTGGACTGGGATTTTTTGGTCAAGGCAACTTCGGGCAATCGTATGGTCTTTTTGACATCACTATTTGCAAGACTTCTGCTTCCGCTCTTTTT GTTCCATTTTTCACTGATGACGAGGAAAGCTCAAGTACTCCAAAGGCAGATGCTCTTTTCATTCCAAGGGAGAACCCTAGAGCTCTAGTTATACGCCCAGTTCAACAGTGGCCTTCAAGGGACAAATCAACACTTCCAAAGGCTCGCCCGACGGCTCCAGTACATGAAAATG GGAGGGGTCCAGACATGGCTACTGATGCAATAAACCATGAGA AAAATGGTAACGGAGAACTTGGTGCAACTGAAGAAAGACAGCATCCATCAGTTAatgcaaatcagaaacagaatGGCACAACATGCTCAGATCAGACCAGCGAGAAAGACCGTCCCTACAAAACTCTAAATGGACACAGAGCAGGAGAAGCTGCGATTGTTTATGAGCATGGTGCGGAAATCGAGGCTCTAATGCCGAAGCTACGCCATTCTGATTATTTCACCGAGCCACGTATTCAGGAACTCGCAGCTAAGGAAAGAGCAAATCCAGGTTATTGCAGGCGGGTTAGAGACTTTGTGGTTGGAAGGCACGGTTTTGGTAGCATAAAGTTCATGGGAGAGACAGATGTTCGCAGGCTAGACTTGGAATCGCTGGTTCAGTTCAATAATAGGGAAGTGATTGTATACATGGACGAGAGCAAGAAACCGGCAGTTGGGCAGGGTCTGAATAAACCGGCTGAGGTAACCTTGCTGAATATAAAATGTGTTGATAAGAAGACAGGAAAACAGTTTACTGAAGGAGAGAGAGTGGAGAAGTATAAGATGATGCTTAAGAAGAAAGCTGAGGCACAAGGAGCTGAGTTTGTGTCGTTTGATCCTGTGAAAGGCGAGTGGAAGTTTCGAGTCGAGCATTTTAGTTCCTATAAGCTGGGCGAGGAAGACGACAGTGAAGTATAA